In a genomic window of Anoplopoma fimbria isolate UVic2021 breed Golden Eagle Sablefish chromosome 6, Afim_UVic_2022, whole genome shotgun sequence:
- the zfp36l2 gene encoding mRNA decay activator protein ZFP36L2 → MKDGVQQQTWGNEMSATVLSAFYDMEMLYKQDKSMNMNALHINSMLDKKAVGAPVTSPGSGGPFSPGFFRRNSTSNLEAMNNGNKYSMGSYGSLKENTPSSNSSSSTALMNKENKFRDRAYSDNGDRGVLQQKPGSQINSTRYKTELCRPFEENGSCKYGEKCQFAHGYHELRSLSRHPKYKTEPCRTFHTIGFCPYGPRCHFIHNADERRPAPAANANMQAGESRSARDLCGYGQRDILPPQQLGYNQRDRPKLHHSLSFSGFSTHHGLESPLLDSPMSRTPPPATTGSSCTSTSSFYEDVLSPNSMSCINSAFNFPGQDLKALLAPLAVHTPSGYANNHSSGSYYGNMPSSASPPTYNMSHLQALRRLSESPVFEPPPSPPDSLSDRESYASGSLSSSGSLSGSESPSLDAGKRLPIFSRLSISDD, encoded by the exons ATGAAAGACGGAGTGCAGCAGCAAACTTGGGGAAACGAGATGTCTGCGACCGTCTTGTCTGCGTTCTACGACATGGAGATGCTTTACAAG CAAGATAAAAGCATGAACATGAACGCCCTCCACATCAACAGCATGCTGGATAAGAAAGCAGTGGGAGCTCCGGTCACGTCTCCGGGCTCCGGTGGCCCCTTCTCGCCGGGATTTTTCCGCAGAAACTCAACCAGCAACTTGGAGGCGATGAACAACGGCAACAAGTACTCGATGGGCTCCTACGGCAGCCTGAAGGAAAACACGCcgagcagcaacagcagcagctccacggCTCTTATGAACAAGGAGAACAAGTTCCGCGACCGAGCGTACAGCGACAACGGAGACCGGGGTGTGCTGCAGCAGAAGCCCGGCTCTCAGATCAACTCCACCCGCTACAAGACGGAGCTGTGCCGGCCCTTCGAGGAGAACGGGTCCTGCAAGTACGGGGAGAAGTGTCAGTTCGCTCACGGCTACCACGAGTTGAGGAGCTTGTCCCGCCACCCTAAGTACAAAACGGAGCCGTGCCGCACCTTCCATACTATCGGTTTCTGCCCGTACGGTCCCCGGTGTCACTTCATCCACAACGCCGACGAGCGCCGGCCCGCTCCGGCCGCCAACGCCAACATGCAGGCGGGGGAGTCCAGGTCGGCTCGGGACCTGTGCGGCTACGGCCAGAGGGACATCCTGCCCCCGCAGCAGCTCGGCTACAACCAGAGGGACAGACCAAAGCTCCACCACAGCCTCAGCTTCTCCGGCTTCTCCACCCACCACGGCCTGGAGTCTCCCCTGCTCGACAGCCCCATGTCCCGGACTCCGCCGCCGGCCACCACCGGCTCCTCCTGCACGTCCACGTCGAGCTTCTACGAGGACGTGCTTTCTCCCAACTCCATGTCCTGCATAAACAGTGCCTTCAACTTCCCCGGGCAGGACCTAAAAGCCTTACTGGCCCCCCTGGCTGTGCACACCCCGAGCGGGTACGCCAACAACCACTCCAGCGGCTCCTACTACGGGAACATGCCGAGCAGCGCCTCCCCTCCGACCTACAACATGAGCCACTTGCAGGCGCTGCGCCGCCTCAGCGAGTCGCCGGTGTTCGAGCCTCCTCCCAGCCCGCCAGACTCGCTCTCTGACCGGGAGAGCTATGCGAGCGGGTCCCTCAGCTCTTCTGGGAGCCTCAGCGGCTCCGAGTCTCCGAGTCTGGACGCTGGAAAGCGTTTGCCAATCTTCAGCAGGCTGTCGATTTCAGATGACTAA